In Methylomagnum ishizawai, one DNA window encodes the following:
- the aroK gene encoding shikimate kinase AroK, translating to MKQSKNIYLIGPMGAGKTTIGRLLAKSLGVDFVDSDKQIEQRTGVTIPMIFEYEGEVGFRRREAEVLAELTPMDGIVMATGGGSILLPENRELIRRHGFVVYLHCPVEKQLERTHKDANRPLLNTENPRQKLLDLFHIREPIYRSLADFVVDTGQSTSRSAVRQILRVYHRTHSRPGKP from the coding sequence ATGAAACAGTCCAAGAATATCTATTTGATCGGTCCGATGGGGGCGGGGAAGACCACCATAGGACGGTTGCTCGCGAAGAGCCTGGGCGTGGACTTCGTCGATAGCGACAAGCAGATCGAGCAGCGCACCGGCGTCACCATCCCCATGATCTTCGAGTACGAGGGCGAGGTCGGCTTCCGCAGGCGCGAGGCCGAGGTGCTGGCCGAATTGACCCCAATGGACGGGATCGTCATGGCGACCGGGGGCGGTTCCATCCTGTTGCCGGAGAACCGGGAACTGATCCGCCGCCATGGCTTCGTGGTCTACCTGCATTGCCCGGTGGAAAAGCAATTGGAGCGCACCCACAAGGACGCCAACCGTCCCTTGCTCAACACCGAAAATCCCCGCCAGAAACTCTTGGACCTTTTCCATATCCGCGAACCGATCTACCGTTCCCTGGCCGATTTCGTCGTCGATACGGGGCAAAGCACCAGCCGTAGCGCCGTCCGGCAAATCCTCAGGGTCTATCACCGAACCCATTCCAGACCCGGCAAACCATGA
- the pyrC gene encoding dihydroorotase → MQTLTLTRPDDWHLHLRDDAALASVVAHTAAQFARAIVMPNLKPPVATVADALAYHGRILAALPAGSGFQPLMTLYLTETTTPDEIRRAAAEPAVVAFKLYPAGATTHSDAGVKSLEALYPVLEAMETHDLPLLVHGEVTDPAIDIFDREAVFIDRHLIPLAARFPGLRIVLEHATTREGVEFVRDAGPRIAATLTAHHLLYNRNALLVGGVRPHFYCLPVLKRESHRLALLQAATSGNPKFFLGTDSAPHPRGGKESACGCAGCYTAHAALELYAEAFEAAGALDQLEAFASFHGPDFYQLPRNQGTVTLERRAWRAPESFPFGAETLVPLRAGEPLAWRRAG, encoded by the coding sequence ATGCAGACACTCACCCTCACCCGCCCCGACGATTGGCACCTCCACCTGCGCGACGATGCGGCGCTCGCCAGCGTCGTGGCCCACACGGCGGCGCAATTCGCCCGCGCTATCGTCATGCCCAACCTGAAACCGCCGGTCGCCACCGTGGCCGACGCCCTGGCCTACCACGGGCGCATCCTGGCCGCCTTGCCCGCGGGCAGCGGGTTCCAGCCCTTGATGACCTTGTACCTGACCGAAACCACCACCCCGGACGAAATCCGCCGCGCCGCCGCAGAACCCGCCGTGGTGGCGTTCAAGCTCTATCCGGCGGGCGCGACCACCCACTCCGATGCCGGGGTGAAAAGCCTGGAAGCCCTTTATCCAGTACTGGAAGCCATGGAAACGCACGATTTGCCCCTGTTGGTACATGGCGAAGTGACCGATCCCGCCATCGATATCTTCGACCGCGAGGCCGTGTTCATCGACCGGCACCTCATACCGCTGGCGGCGCGGTTCCCCGGCCTGCGCATCGTGCTGGAGCACGCCACCACCCGCGAGGGCGTGGAGTTCGTGCGCGACGCCGGACCGCGCATCGCCGCGACCCTGACCGCCCATCACCTGCTCTATAACCGCAACGCGCTGTTGGTGGGCGGCGTGCGCCCGCATTTCTATTGCCTGCCGGTCCTCAAGCGGGAAAGCCACCGGCTGGCTCTTTTACAAGCCGCCACCTCGGGCAATCCCAAATTCTTCCTGGGCACCGACAGCGCCCCGCATCCACGCGGGGGCAAGGAATCGGCCTGCGGTTGCGCCGGTTGCTACACCGCCCATGCCGCCTTGGAACTCTACGCCGAAGCCTTCGAGGCGGCGGGCGCCTTGGACCAGCTGGAAGCCTTCGCCAGCTTCCACGGCCCGGATTTCTACCAACTGCCGCGCAACCAGGGGACGGTCACTCTGGAACGCCGGGCATGGCGGGCACCGGAAAGCTTCCCCTTCGGCGCAGAAACCCTGGTTCCACTGCGGGCGGGCGAGCCGCTGGCCTGGCGGCGGGCCGGATGA
- the aroB gene encoding 3-dehydroquinate synthase, which translates to MRTLTVSLGERSYPIHIGPDLSDQGEILRSHLDSKQILVVTNATVAPLYLERVLRQLEGKQVATVILPDGEQYKTMESALAVFDALLEHKFNRNAHLIALGGGVVGDLTGFAAACYQRGVPFVQIPTTLLAQVDSSVGGKTAVNHPRGKNMIGAFHQPKCVIADLSTLDTLADRELSAGLAEVVKYGLIRDEPFFRWLEEHMEALLRRDPEALGYAIERSCHNKAEVVAADERETGERATLNLGHTFGHAIETGLGYGGILHGEAVAIGMCQSADLSRRLGWLAERDVERIVALLARARLPVRPPAELGVDAFLEHMAVDKKNLEGRLRLILLERIGKAHLPIPVDLAPLRATLDEYGRA; encoded by the coding sequence ATGAGGACCCTCACCGTCTCCTTAGGGGAGCGCAGCTACCCCATCCATATCGGCCCCGACCTGTCGGACCAGGGCGAAATTCTCCGGTCCCACCTCGATTCCAAGCAAATCCTGGTCGTGACCAATGCAACCGTCGCGCCCTTATACCTGGAGCGGGTGCTGCGCCAACTCGAAGGCAAGCAGGTCGCTACCGTCATCCTGCCCGATGGCGAGCAGTACAAAACCATGGAATCGGCCCTGGCGGTGTTCGACGCCCTGCTCGAACACAAATTCAACCGCAACGCCCATCTCATCGCCCTGGGCGGCGGCGTGGTCGGCGACCTGACCGGTTTCGCGGCGGCGTGCTACCAGCGCGGCGTGCCCTTCGTGCAGATTCCCACCACCTTGCTGGCCCAAGTCGATTCCTCGGTGGGTGGCAAGACCGCCGTCAACCATCCCCGCGGCAAGAATATGATCGGTGCCTTCCACCAGCCGAAATGCGTGATCGCCGATCTCTCGACCCTCGATACCCTGGCCGACCGCGAATTGAGCGCCGGGCTGGCCGAGGTCGTGAAATATGGCCTGATCCGCGACGAGCCGTTTTTCCGGTGGCTAGAGGAACACATGGAAGCCCTGCTGCGGCGCGACCCGGAAGCCCTGGGCTACGCCATCGAGCGCTCCTGCCACAACAAGGCGGAAGTGGTGGCGGCGGACGAGCGCGAAACCGGCGAGCGGGCCACTTTGAACCTGGGCCATACCTTCGGCCACGCCATCGAAACCGGCCTGGGCTATGGCGGCATTCTGCACGGCGAGGCGGTGGCGATAGGCATGTGCCAATCGGCGGATTTGTCGCGGCGCTTAGGCTGGCTCGCGGAGCGGGACGTGGAACGCATCGTGGCCTTGCTGGCGCGGGCGCGGCTGCCGGTGCGCCCGCCCGCCGAATTGGGGGTGGACGCCTTCCTCGAACACATGGCGGTAGACAAGAAGAATCTCGAAGGCCGCTTGCGTTTGATCCTGCTCGAACGTATCGGTAAGGCGCATCTACCCATACCGGTCGATCTGGCCCCGTTGCGGGCCACCTTGGACGAGTATGGCCGCGCTTGA
- a CDS encoding AAA family ATPase: protein MAALEEVQADGPLAGSLLSEARERKFDLLLHLAVNLSQPIVVSGPEGMGKTVFLRRLESSARAYASVCYLAATAGTTYEFIIEELRRAALRDLNLANAGGWTCAEVLARYGKERRLLVLMLDNAHRLLPGLLSGLWEFAREHPSLHIVLALPSHSLRRKATTDALALRDAQPLEIPALGPSEFSAYLRQMAAAQPELAPGSAAAESQVIAWHARAQGAPGAVLGGLAPPAEAAPSPLWRGRWWVPGLAATLLVAAALLWWKPEGQPPESPPGFPSPKADADSALPGMMLHEPSAPAVVEGGHPANPGESQPQADGSATLPEVPPQPQAGAVTQAPEPQTPSVQPEPAQAPPPIPESQAQPEPSAVATARPPESPAATPPPEPLSPEQQARLQAAAVSLEGVQGVDWIMAQNPEAYTLQILAMSQAGALAGTIGRFPPESALSVLRSRKGRGDLYLLFHGVYPNMAAAREGAAGLPPPLTQAIPRQFKSIQADLLRPPGSGATAPAQRWRVPHKAQQP from the coding sequence ATGGCCGCGCTTGAGGAGGTCCAGGCCGACGGCCCGCTGGCCGGTTCCCTGCTCTCCGAGGCGCGGGAGCGCAAGTTCGACTTGCTGCTGCATCTGGCGGTCAATCTTTCCCAACCCATCGTCGTGTCCGGTCCCGAGGGCATGGGTAAGACGGTATTCCTGCGGCGTTTGGAGTCCAGCGCCCGCGCCTATGCCAGTGTGTGTTATCTGGCCGCCACGGCGGGCACCACCTACGAATTCATCATCGAGGAACTGCGGCGGGCGGCGTTGCGGGATTTGAACCTCGCCAACGCCGGGGGCTGGACCTGCGCGGAAGTGCTGGCGCGTTATGGCAAGGAGCGGCGTTTGCTGGTGTTGATGCTGGATAACGCCCACCGCCTGCTGCCAGGCTTGCTGAGCGGTCTTTGGGAATTCGCCCGCGAACACCCTAGCCTGCATATCGTGCTGGCCTTGCCCAGCCACAGCCTGCGGCGCAAGGCCACCACCGACGCTTTGGCCTTGCGCGACGCCCAGCCGTTGGAAATCCCCGCCTTGGGTCCCTCGGAGTTTTCCGCCTACCTGCGCCAAATGGCCGCCGCCCAGCCGGAACTGGCCCCAGGTTCCGCCGCTGCCGAGTCTCAGGTCATCGCTTGGCATGCCCGCGCCCAAGGTGCGCCCGGCGCGGTCCTGGGCGGGCTGGCACCACCGGCGGAAGCCGCGCCTTCCCCATTGTGGCGCGGGCGCTGGTGGGTGCCGGGACTGGCCGCGACACTGCTGGTCGCCGCAGCCCTGTTATGGTGGAAGCCGGAGGGCCAACCGCCCGAATCGCCACCCGGCTTCCCCTCGCCCAAGGCCGACGCCGATTCGGCCTTGCCGGGCATGATGTTGCACGAACCATCCGCGCCCGCAGTGGTCGAGGGGGGGCATCCCGCGAATCCGGGCGAATCCCAGCCCCAGGCCGACGGTTCCGCTACCCTCCCGGAAGTTCCACCGCAACCACAGGCCGGGGCGGTGACGCAAGCCCCGGAGCCTCAAACGCCGTCGGTGCAACCAGAACCGGCCCAAGCCCCGCCGCCGATACCCGAATCCCAGGCCCAACCGGAGCCATCCGCCGTTGCGACGGCCCGCCCCCCGGAATCTCCAGCCGCGACCCCGCCGCCGGAGCCTTTGTCGCCCGAACAGCAAGCACGGCTCCAAGCCGCCGCCGTCAGCCTGGAAGGGGTGCAGGGTGTGGATTGGATCATGGCGCAGAACCCGGAAGCCTATACCTTGCAAATCCTCGCCATGTCCCAGGCGGGTGCCCTGGCCGGGACCATAGGCCGCTTTCCGCCGGAGAGCGCCTTGTCCGTGCTGCGCTCGCGCAAGGGCCGGGGTGATCTGTACCTGTTGTTCCATGGCGTTTATCCGAATATGGCCGCGGCCAGGGAAGGGGCCGCAGGCTTGCCGCCGCCCTTGACCCAGGCTATTCCCCGGCAATTCAAGTCGATCCAGGCCGACCTGTTGCGCCCGCCGGGTTCGGGTGCCACCGCCCCGGCCCAGCGCTGGCGGGTTCCCCACAAGGCCCAGCAACCTTAG
- a CDS encoding amino acid permease → MIFWRVKPLDAILATAEKKGLHRSLGAWQLTLLGVGAIIGTGIFVLTAEAAQKAGPGMMLSFVIAGFVCAVAALCYAELSSMVPVSGSAYTYSYAVLGELVAWVVGWALILEYAVAASAVAVGWSGYFVGLLHNSLGIDLPLALANGPYAGGIVNLPAMLVSLFVTGLLVIGTKESATFTAVLVAVKIAALAVFIALALPVLNSAHFQPFAPLGGTGVVAAAASIFFAYVGFDAVSTAAEETRNPQRNVPIGLIGSLGICTVFYLLVSAGAIGAIGAQPVVDPATGAGLAPGSAELAARCQTLAGAGTQPLVCSREALAQVLRQIGWGGVGNLIGLAAFLALPSVVLMMLFGQTRIFFVMARDGLLPEALSRVHPRFKTPHIVTLVTGAGVTLAAAFFPVGKLADVSNSGTLFAFMVVAIAVMILRVKDAGRFRPFKTPGVWLVGPLAVLGCLVLFLFLPPEAQLVFPVWGAIGLVFYFLYGYRKSHVARGVVDPTGGEDIIQEIRPLAECCEED, encoded by the coding sequence ATGATCTTCTGGCGCGTAAAGCCCCTGGACGCCATCCTCGCCACCGCCGAGAAAAAGGGCCTGCACCGATCCCTGGGCGCTTGGCAACTGACCTTGCTGGGCGTCGGCGCGATCATCGGCACCGGCATTTTCGTCCTGACCGCCGAGGCCGCGCAGAAAGCCGGTCCCGGCATGATGCTGTCCTTCGTCATCGCCGGTTTCGTCTGCGCGGTGGCGGCGCTGTGCTATGCCGAGCTATCGTCCATGGTGCCGGTCTCGGGCTCGGCCTATACCTATTCCTACGCGGTGCTGGGGGAATTGGTGGCCTGGGTGGTGGGCTGGGCCTTGATCCTGGAATACGCCGTGGCGGCCAGCGCGGTGGCGGTGGGTTGGTCGGGCTATTTCGTGGGCCTGCTGCACAACTCGCTGGGGATAGACCTCCCGCTGGCCTTGGCCAACGGCCCCTATGCCGGCGGCATCGTCAACCTGCCCGCGATGCTGGTCAGCCTGTTCGTGACGGGGCTATTAGTCATCGGCACCAAGGAAAGCGCCACCTTCACCGCCGTCCTGGTGGCGGTGAAAATCGCCGCGCTCGCCGTTTTCATCGCCCTGGCCCTGCCGGTGTTGAACAGCGCCCATTTCCAACCGTTCGCGCCCCTGGGCGGGACGGGCGTGGTGGCGGCGGCGGCCTCGATCTTCTTCGCCTATGTCGGCTTCGACGCGGTTTCGACCGCCGCCGAGGAAACCCGGAACCCCCAGCGCAACGTGCCCATCGGCCTGATCGGCTCCCTGGGGATTTGCACGGTGTTCTATCTCCTGGTGTCGGCGGGGGCCATCGGGGCCATCGGCGCCCAGCCGGTGGTCGATCCCGCGACCGGCGCGGGGCTGGCGCCGGGTTCGGCGGAACTGGCGGCGCGATGCCAAACCCTGGCCGGTGCCGGAACCCAACCCCTGGTTTGCTCGCGCGAGGCGCTGGCCCAGGTGCTGCGCCAGATCGGCTGGGGCGGCGTCGGCAACCTGATCGGGCTGGCGGCCTTCCTGGCCCTGCCCTCGGTGGTGTTGATGATGCTGTTCGGCCAGACCCGCATCTTCTTCGTGATGGCGCGGGACGGGCTGTTGCCGGAAGCCTTGAGCCGGGTCCACCCGCGCTTCAAAACCCCGCATATCGTGACCCTGGTCACGGGCGCGGGCGTCACCCTGGCGGCGGCGTTCTTCCCGGTGGGCAAGCTGGCGGATGTGTCGAATTCCGGCACCTTGTTCGCCTTCATGGTGGTGGCCATCGCGGTGATGATCTTACGGGTGAAGGACGCCGGGCGGTTCCGGCCCTTCAAGACGCCGGGGGTGTGGCTGGTGGGACCGTTGGCGGTGCTGGGCTGCCTGGTGCTGTTCCTGTTCCTGCCGCCGGAAGCCCAGTTGGTGTTCCCGGTCTGGGGGGCCATCGGGCTGGTGTTCTATTTCCTGTATGGCTACCGCAAAAGCCATGTGGCGCGGGGGGTCGTCGATCCCACCGGCGGCGAGGATATCATCCAGGAAATCCGGCCCTTGGCGGAATGCTGCGAGGAGGATTGA
- the hemE gene encoding uroporphyrinogen decarboxylase — protein MTRLHNDCFIRALLRQPVERTPVWMMRQAGRYLPEYRRVREQAGSFMSLCTQPELACEVTLQPLARFRLDAAILFSDILTIPDAMGLGLSFAEGEGPRFARPVRSAAEVRALPVPDPEDRLRYVTDAVRLIQRELGGRVPLIGFSGSPWTLATYMVEGGGSREFRKVKGLMYQEPQVMHELLGKLAEAVGLYLAAQIAAGVDAIMVFDTWGGVLSAAQYREFSLAYAQQALERIGLDRLERKVPALLFTKGGGQWLEAMAGAGYDALGIDWTTDIGEARRRVGDRVALQGNLDPQALYAPEQSIRAEVERILESYGPGSGHVFNLGHGVWPDVDPGRVGAMVEAVHEFSPAWHR, from the coding sequence ATGACCCGTTTGCACAACGATTGCTTCATCCGCGCCTTGCTCCGCCAGCCCGTCGAACGCACCCCCGTGTGGATGATGCGCCAGGCCGGGCGTTATCTTCCCGAATACCGCCGGGTCCGCGAACAGGCGGGCAGTTTCATGAGCCTCTGCACCCAGCCGGAACTGGCCTGCGAAGTGACTTTGCAGCCCTTGGCGCGTTTCCGGCTGGACGCCGCGATCTTGTTCTCGGACATCCTCACCATCCCCGACGCGATGGGCCTGGGGCTGAGTTTCGCGGAAGGCGAGGGGCCGCGCTTCGCCCGGCCCGTGCGCTCGGCGGCGGAGGTGCGGGCCTTGCCGGTGCCCGACCCGGAGGACCGCTTGCGCTATGTGACCGATGCCGTGCGCCTGATCCAGCGCGAATTGGGCGGGCGGGTGCCCTTGATCGGCTTTTCCGGCAGTCCCTGGACCTTGGCGACCTACATGGTCGAAGGCGGCGGCAGCCGCGAGTTCCGCAAGGTCAAAGGTTTGATGTACCAGGAACCCCAGGTCATGCACGAACTCCTGGGCAAGCTGGCCGAGGCCGTGGGCCTATATCTGGCCGCGCAGATCGCCGCCGGGGTCGATGCCATCATGGTGTTCGATACTTGGGGCGGGGTGTTGTCGGCGGCGCAATACCGGGAGTTCTCGTTGGCCTATGCCCAACAGGCGCTGGAACGGATCGGCCTGGATCGATTGGAACGGAAGGTTCCGGCCCTCCTGTTCACCAAGGGCGGCGGGCAGTGGTTGGAGGCGATGGCTGGCGCGGGCTACGACGCGCTGGGGATCGATTGGACCACCGATATCGGCGAGGCCCGCCGCCGGGTGGGCGACCGGGTGGCGTTGCAGGGCAACCTCGACCCGCAGGCCTTGTATGCACCGGAACAGTCCATCCGCGCCGAGGTGGAACGCATTCTCGAAAGCTACGGTCCTGGCAGCGGCCATGTTTTCAATCTGGGGCACGGGGTGTGGCCGGATGTCGATCCCGGGCGGGTGGGCGCGATGGTCGAGGCGGTACACGAGTTCAGCCCGGCTTGGCATCGCTAG